The following are encoded together in the Meriones unguiculatus strain TT.TT164.6M chromosome 16, Bangor_MerUng_6.1, whole genome shotgun sequence genome:
- the Zbtb12 gene encoding zinc finger and BTB domain-containing protein 12, with product MASGVEVLRFQLPGHEAATLRNMNQLRAEERFCDVTIVADSLKFRGHKVILAACSPFLRDQFLLNPSSELQVSLMHSARIVADLLLSCYTGALEFAVRDIVNYLTAASYLQMEHVVEKCRNALSQFIEPKIGLKEDGVSDASLVSSAAKSLLPPARTPKPAPKPPPPPPLPPPLLRPVKLEFPLDEDLELKAEDEDEDEDEDVSDICIVKVESALEVAHRLKPPGGLAGGLGIGASVGSHLGELAQSSVAPNAVAPPQGVVKACYSLSEDAEGEGLLLIPGGRASVGATSGLVEAAAVAMAARGAGGSLGAGGSRGPLPGGFSGGNPLKNIKCTKCPEVFQGVEKLVFHMRAQHFIFMCPRCGKQFNHSSNLNRHMNVHRGVKSHSCGICGKCFTQKSTLHDHLNLHSGARPYRCSYCDVRFAHKPAIRRHLKEQHGKTTAENVLEAGVAEINVLIR from the coding sequence ATGGCCTCTGGGGTGGAAGTCCTGCGCTTCCAGCTGCCTGGCCACGAGGCCGCCACGCTGCGGAACATGAACCAACTCCGCGCCGAGGAGCGGTTCTGCGACGTGACCATCGTGGCCGACAGCCTCAAATTCCGCGGCCACAAGGTCATCCTGGCCGCCTGCTCGCCGTTCCTCCGGGACCAGTTCCTGCTGAACCCCAGCTCCGAGCTGCAGGTCTCGCTGATGCACAGCGCGCGCATCGTGGCGGACCTGCTCCTCTCCTGCTACACGGGCGCCCTGGAGTTCGCCGTCAGGGACATCGTCAACTACCTGACGGCCGCCTCCTACCTGCAGATGGAGCACGTGGTGGAGAAGTGCCGGAACGCCCTCAGCCAGTTCATCGAGCCCAAGATCGGCCTCAAGGAGGATGGGGTCAGCGACGCCAGCCTCGTGAGCAGTGCCGCCAagtccctcctccctccagccAGGACCCCGAAGCCTGCACCGAAACCCCCGCCGCCACCGCCTCTACCCCCTCCGCTCCTGCGGCCCGTGAAGCTGGAGTTTCCGCTGGACGAGGACCTGGAGCTGAAGGCTGAGGacgaggatgaggatgaggacgAGGACGTCTCTGACATCTGCATCGTCAAGGTCGAGTCGGCCCTGGAAGTGGCCCACCGCCTCAAGCCCCCCGGAGGCCTAGCGGGGGGCCTGGGTATTGGGGCGTCTGTGGGCAGCCACCTGGGCGAGCTGGCCCAGAGTAGCGTGGCCCCCAACGCCGTGGCCCCGCCGCAGGGGGTGGTGAAGGCCTGCTACAGCCTGTCCGAGGACGCAGAGGGCGAAGGCCTGCTCCTGATCCCGGGAGGCCGGGCCAGTGTGGGGGCCACCTCGGGCCTGGTGGAAGCAGCAGCGGTGGCCATGGCTGcccggggggcggggggcagcCTGGGGGCGGGGGGCAGCCGGGGCCCCCTGCCCGGGGGCTTCTCGGGCGGGAACCCCCTGAAGAACATCAAGTGCACCAAGTGCCCGGAGGTGTTCCAGGGCGTGGAGAAGCTGGTGTTCCACATGCGCGCCCAGCACTTCATCTTCATGTGCCCGCGCTGCGGCAAGCAGTTCAACCACAGCAGCAACCTCAACCGTCACATGAACGTCCACCGCGGCGTCAAGTCGCACTCGTGCGGCATCTGCGGCAAGTGCTTCACCCAGAAGTCCACGCTGCACGACCACCTCAACCTGCACTCGGGAGCGCGGCCCTACCGGTGCTCCTACTGCGACGTGCGCTTCGCCCACAAGCCGGCCATCCGGCGGCACCTCAAGGAGCAGCACGGCAAAACCACGGCCGAGAACGTGCTGGAGGCCGGCGTGGCGGAGATCAACGTCCTCATTCGCTGA